One window of Staphylococcus chromogenes genomic DNA carries:
- a CDS encoding peptide ABC transporter substrate-binding protein, which produces MSSVIVLSACGNAEGIYDEKGQVFRKVIPQDMASLDPAKVTDNVSFDKFSQVYEGLYTAGKNDKAEPGVAQGDPEITNGGKTWTVHLRKDAKWSNGDPVTAHDFEYGWKRVVDPNTASEYAYIMYDLKNAEAINMGKKDVDELGVKAIDDHTLRFELTKPIPYFKEMLAFATYLPQNEKVVKKYGERFGTSEEKSVYNGPFKVKDWAVEDKIILVKNDKYWDKDVVKLDKVNYKVLKDGQAGASLYDTGSVDDTTISAEQVDKYKGDPALKKRLLASTFYLKLNQDEVPEFKNKNMRLAFSQAINKKDYVDSVLNNGSKEVDGFTAKGTADAPNGKDFTDQIKSPLKYDPKQAKENYNKAKKELGKDKFTFTLNTEDTPASKISAEFIKSQVETTLPGVTVKIQQLPFKQRLAREQSGNYQISLSGWGPDYPDPMTFLNIMTTGNSSNNTGWSNKEYDKMLEKANGELLQKPEERNQTLVDAEELLLNEAPIAPVYQKGEAHLTNPQVKNLQYHNIGGDTSLKYTYIDKSIDRETGKKKKE; this is translated from the coding sequence TAGCCAAGTTTATGAAGGTTTATACACAGCAGGAAAAAATGATAAAGCTGAACCGGGCGTTGCACAAGGAGACCCTGAAATTACGAACGGAGGTAAAACTTGGACGGTTCACTTACGTAAAGATGCCAAATGGTCAAATGGAGATCCAGTCACTGCCCATGATTTTGAATATGGATGGAAACGTGTAGTTGACCCTAATACGGCTTCAGAATATGCGTACATTATGTATGATTTAAAAAATGCAGAAGCGATTAATATGGGGAAAAAAGATGTGGATGAACTAGGGGTAAAAGCGATTGACGACCATACTCTCCGTTTTGAACTCACTAAACCGATTCCTTATTTTAAAGAAATGCTCGCATTTGCTACATATTTACCACAAAATGAAAAAGTTGTTAAAAAATACGGGGAACGCTTCGGAACATCTGAGGAAAAAAGTGTTTATAATGGGCCATTCAAAGTGAAAGATTGGGCCGTTGAAGATAAAATTATTTTAGTGAAAAATGATAAATATTGGGATAAAGACGTGGTGAAACTAGACAAAGTCAATTATAAAGTTCTAAAAGATGGTCAAGCTGGAGCGTCACTTTATGATACAGGTTCAGTAGATGATACGACAATTTCTGCAGAACAAGTGGATAAATATAAAGGGGATCCTGCATTGAAAAAACGTCTTCTTGCCTCAACATTCTACTTGAAATTGAATCAAGATGAAGTCCCAGAGTTTAAAAACAAAAATATGAGACTTGCTTTTTCGCAAGCCATCAATAAAAAAGATTATGTAGATTCTGTATTGAATAACGGTTCTAAAGAAGTGGATGGATTCACTGCTAAAGGAACTGCAGATGCACCTAATGGCAAAGATTTTACAGATCAAATTAAATCCCCATTGAAATACGACCCTAAACAGGCTAAAGAGAATTACAATAAAGCTAAAAAAGAACTAGGTAAAGATAAATTCACTTTCACGTTGAACACAGAAGATACTCCAGCGTCTAAAATTTCAGCAGAGTTTATTAAATCTCAAGTTGAAACCACGTTACCAGGGGTTACTGTTAAAATCCAACAATTACCGTTTAAGCAACGTCTTGCACGTGAACAAAGTGGAAATTATCAAATTTCACTTTCAGGTTGGGGACCAGATTACCCGGACCCAATGACGTTTCTTAATATTATGACAACAGGTAATTCGTCTAATAATACAGGTTGGAGTAATAAAGAATATGATAAAATGCTTGAAAAAGCGAATGGCGAATTATTGCAAAAACCTGAAGAACGAAATCAAACGCTTGTAGATGCAGAAGAGTTATTGCTTAATGAAGCACCGATTGCGCCAGTTTATCAAAAAGGGGAAGCACATTTAACGAATCCACAAGTGAAAAACCTACAATATCATAATATCGGTGGAGATACATCATTAAAGTACACTTATATTGATAAATCTATCGATCGTGAGACAGGTAAAAAGAAAAAAGAATAA